One Trichosurus vulpecula isolate mTriVul1 chromosome 7, mTriVul1.pri, whole genome shotgun sequence genomic region harbors:
- the EXTL2 gene encoding exostosin-like 2 isoform X2, with the protein MMRCYHICKLPGRVMGIRLLRFSSIIILVLLLVAGALTTLLPNIKDDKMPTSRREAKPQSQSALDSFTLIMQTYNRTDLLLRLLNHYQAVPHLHKVIVVWNNVGEKVPEDLWNALGPHPVPVIFKIQTLNRMRNRLQTFPELETKAVLMVDDDMLISAHDLVFAFSVWQVLSVLWPFITTVFMSPAAFVPREKTAWTRCSVTSIIP; encoded by the exons ATGATGAG GTGTTACCACATCTGCAAACTTCCTGGGAGGGTGATGGGAATCCGATTACTCCGGTTCTCTTCCATCATCATCCTTGTGTTACTCCTGGTGGCAGGTGCTTTGACTACCTTGCTTCCTAACATAAAAGATGATAAAATGCCCACTTCCCGCAGAGAAGCAAAACCCCAGAGCCAGTCAGCCCTGGATTCCTTTACTCTCATCATGCAGACATACAACAGAACGGATCTGTTGCTGAGGCTGTTAAATCATTACCAGGCGGTGCCTCATCTGCACAAAGTGATTGTCGTCTGGAACAACGTTGGGGAGAAGGTGCCAGAGGACTTGTGGAATGCCCTCGGGCCTCATCCTGTCCCTGTGATTTTCAAAATACAGACTCTGAACAGAATGAGAAATAGACTCCAGACCTTCCCGGAACTAGAAACCAAAG CGGTTCTGATGGTGGATGATGACATGCTGATTAGTGCTCATGACCTCGTTTTCGCCTTCTCCGTTTGGCAG GTCCTATCAGTTCTCTGGCCGTTTATCACAACTGTCTTCATGTCTCCTGCTGCCTTTGTTCCCCGAGAGAAGACGGCGTGGACCCGGTGCAGTGTTACCTCCATCATCCCCTGA
- the EXTL2 gene encoding exostosin-like 2 isoform X3 has product MMRCYHICKLPGRVMGIRLLRFSSIIILVLLLVAGALTTLLPNIKDDKMPTSRREAKPQSQSALDSFTLIMQTYNRTDLLLRLLNHYQAVPHLHKVIVVWNNVGEKVPEDLWNALGPHPVPVIFKIQTLNRMRNRLQTFPELETKAVLMVDDDMLISAHDLVFAFSVWQGSESLPSEEKSS; this is encoded by the exons ATGATGAG GTGTTACCACATCTGCAAACTTCCTGGGAGGGTGATGGGAATCCGATTACTCCGGTTCTCTTCCATCATCATCCTTGTGTTACTCCTGGTGGCAGGTGCTTTGACTACCTTGCTTCCTAACATAAAAGATGATAAAATGCCCACTTCCCGCAGAGAAGCAAAACCCCAGAGCCAGTCAGCCCTGGATTCCTTTACTCTCATCATGCAGACATACAACAGAACGGATCTGTTGCTGAGGCTGTTAAATCATTACCAGGCGGTGCCTCATCTGCACAAAGTGATTGTCGTCTGGAACAACGTTGGGGAGAAGGTGCCAGAGGACTTGTGGAATGCCCTCGGGCCTCATCCTGTCCCTGTGATTTTCAAAATACAGACTCTGAACAGAATGAGAAATAGACTCCAGACCTTCCCGGAACTAGAAACCAAAG CGGTTCTGATGGTGGATGATGACATGCTGATTAGTGCTCATGACCTCGTTTTCGCCTTCTCCGTTTGGCAG GGCAGCGAAAGTCTTCCTTCTGAAGAAAAGTCCAGTTAA
- the EXTL2 gene encoding exostosin-like 2 isoform X1, with protein MMRCYHICKLPGRVMGIRLLRFSSIIILVLLLVAGALTTLLPNIKDDKMPTSRREAKPQSQSALDSFTLIMQTYNRTDLLLRLLNHYQAVPHLHKVIVVWNNVGEKVPEDLWNALGPHPVPVIFKIQTLNRMRNRLQTFPELETKAVLMVDDDMLISAHDLVFAFSVWQQFPDQIVGFVPRKHVPTASGVYSYGGFELQIPGFGNGDQYSMVLIGASFFNRKYLEQFQKQPATVHALIDETQNCDDIAMNFMVAKHIGKTSGVFVKPVEMGNLEKETSSGYSGMWHRADHFLQRSYCINKLVKIYDSMPLKYSNIMISQFGFPYYANHKSKM; from the exons ATGATGAG GTGTTACCACATCTGCAAACTTCCTGGGAGGGTGATGGGAATCCGATTACTCCGGTTCTCTTCCATCATCATCCTTGTGTTACTCCTGGTGGCAGGTGCTTTGACTACCTTGCTTCCTAACATAAAAGATGATAAAATGCCCACTTCCCGCAGAGAAGCAAAACCCCAGAGCCAGTCAGCCCTGGATTCCTTTACTCTCATCATGCAGACATACAACAGAACGGATCTGTTGCTGAGGCTGTTAAATCATTACCAGGCGGTGCCTCATCTGCACAAAGTGATTGTCGTCTGGAACAACGTTGGGGAGAAGGTGCCAGAGGACTTGTGGAATGCCCTCGGGCCTCATCCTGTCCCTGTGATTTTCAAAATACAGACTCTGAACAGAATGAGAAATAGACTCCAGACCTTCCCGGAACTAGAAACCAAAG CGGTTCTGATGGTGGATGATGACATGCTGATTAGTGCTCATGACCTCGTTTTCGCCTTCTCCGTTTGGCAG cAATTTCCTGATCAGATTGTAGGATTTGTCCCTAGAAAGCATGTCCCCACTGCTTCAGGTGTTTATAGTTACGGTGGGTTTGAGCTACAGATACCAGGATTTGGAAATGGGGACCAGTACTCCATGGTGCTGATTGGAGCATCATTCTTCAACCGCAAATACCTCGAGCAGTTCCAGAAACAACCAGCGACTGTCCACGCTCTGATAGATGAGACCCAAAATTGTGATGACATCGCCATGAATTTTATGGTCGCCAAACACATCGGGAAGACTTCAGGGGTATTTGTCAAACCTGTGGAAATGGGCAATTTAGAAAAAGAGACGAGCAGTGGTTATTCTGGAATGTGGCACCGGGCAGATCACTTCCTGCAGAGATCTTATTGTATAAATAAGCTTGTGAAGATCTATGACAGCATGCCCTTAAAATATTCCAACATTATGATTTCCCAGTTTGGTTTTCCATACTATGCCAAccacaaaagcaaaatgtaa